CGCGTGCGCGCGAGTCCGCAGTACGAGCAGTCCGATCGGCAGCCGTCGTCATAGTTGAGGAGCAGGTTGATGCCACCGAAGTCGAACTCGCGACTGAACCGGCCTGAGCGGAAGCGCAAGGCGATTGCGCTCGCACCCGAGATTCGCACCCAGTCGGGGCTGACCTCGGGACAGGTCGTGGCCGCGCCCGCGGCGTCGGCGGGCGCGGCGATCAGCGGGACGGTGGTCTTGGTCACGGTGCCTCCGGGAAGTAGCAGGAGCCGTCACGCAGCGGCGCCGCTGCCTCGCCACGCGCGTCGGTTGCGCGGGCACCGGCGTCGAGCACGGCATCGACGAGGACGTCGGCAGGCACGCCGAGACCGGTGTCACCGTCCGCGGCCCGCACGGCAACCCCCACGAGCTCGGTGCGCTCCAGTCGCTTCCACCGCAGCGCTTCCTCGATGCGAACGAGCGGCGCCGGCAAGTCGTTGAAGTCGCCGGTGAACAGCGCGCTCTTGATCGTGTCGCCGCTCAACGCCACGTAGCAGCGCACGAGACCGGCCGGCGTCTTGACCACGCTCGTCGCGGTGGCGTCCTTCTGCGGGCTGCGTTGGTGCAACCAATCGTTGGTCGAATACTTCTCGGCGACGAGCCGTTCGGAGCCGGCGACCTCACGGGCTTCGGGTTCCTCCTCGGTGAGCTTGAGGTCAAGCGCCTTGGCAAAGCCGATGGCCACCTGCTCGCGCAACTTCGCGCCAACCCAGTGACCCCTCGCCTCCGCTGCGACCGTCGTGACCCGCTCGCGTACGGCGGACACCGCCTTGTCGCCAAGCTTTGCCGCCGGGATGCGCAGCACCTGAAGCATGAACTCGACGTCGAGGTCGGCGAGCACACTCGAATGGAACAGCAGGGCACCGTTGCCATCCAGATAGAGACCGAGCCCCGCGATCTTCCGGCCTCCCACCTCGAGGTCGTTCTTCCCGCGAAAGCGCGCCTCGATCCCGAGCTCGGCCAGGCCGGCGACGATGCCCGCCGAATAGCGCTCGAGCAGCTCCTTGGGCCGCTCGGCGGCCGGGGCTCGGGTCACGACGGCGACTCCGAGCTGCCCCGCTCCCATCACGATGGCGCCGCCGCCGGTCGGGCGGCGATTCACATCGGTTCCGGAAGTCTCGCACGCCGCCAGATCGACTTCGGCCTCGAGGTGCTGGTACCGGCCGATGAGCGCGACGTGGCTGCGGTACGTGTAGAGCCGGAGCGTCGGTGGCCGGGCCGGCGCGGCGCGCGCGTAGCCCGCCATCAATGCTTCGTCGAGGGCGAGGCCCTCGGCGCCACCGACACCGTCGGACACGAGGAGGCGCCAGCGCTCCATCACTCGCCGACCTCGGCCAGCGACACCTCGGAGTACTGGGTGCCGCCGTCGCCCGCCCAGGTGAGTGAGCAGCAGTACTCATAGAGGCGCGGTTCGAGGCCGCGACTCCGCGCGTACTCGATGGCGCCCTCGGCCGGGTATGCGATCCCGTTGAGCCCATGGTCGACCGCGGCCCGGTCGAGCTCGCGCTTCATGTCGCCGAGCGGGCGCGCGCAGCCGAGGTTGACCTTGGTCGTCGGCATCGCGAGGCGCGCCTTGGCGAAGAAGTCGACGACGTCCTCGAGTGGCGGCGGCGGGAGGTGCCCCATCGGTGTGCCGACCAACGGGACGAGGACCACGAGGATGAGGGTCGACACCGGGTAGCGGCAGATCATCTCCAGCGCTCGGTCCTCGCCGAGGAATCGGCCGTAGTGCAGCCCGAGCACGATGTGGGGGATGATCCGCAAGCCTCGCTCCGCGAGCAGCTCGAGCGAGCGCTCGAAGTCGCGTGCCGTCAGATCGAGGTGGTACACGTCGCGGATCGTCTCGTCGGCGCCGATGATGTCGAGCATCACGCCGTCGACCCCGGCGTCGGCCAGCCCCTCTGCGAGCTGCGGCGACACGACGCCGGAGTGCACGATCACGGTCATGCCGAGCTCGTCGCGGATGCGGGGCACGTGCTTGAGGTGGGGCAGGTGCGGGACCCCGCCGCTGCGGCCGGATCCGCCCGACACGAGCAGCCCCTCGCTGCCCTGGGCCTTCAGGCTCCGGGCCAGCTCGTAGAGGTTGGAGCCCGCTCGCACCGAGATCATCCCCTCGAGCACCTTGGCCTGGCAGTGGTCACAGCTCAGCGCGCACGCGGACCCGGTGACCGAGACCGGCAAGAAGCGACGCGGGTTCGTCGGCTTCCANNNNNNNNNNNNNNNNNNNNNNNNNNNNNNNNNNNNNNNNNNNNNNNNNNNNNNNNNNNNNNNNNNNNNNNNNNNNNNNNNNNNNNNNNNNNNNNNNNNNACGCGGACCCGGTGACCGAGACCGGCAAGAAGCGACGCGGGTTCGTCGGCTTCCACTCGCTCGTCTCCCACCGCTTGAGCCCGGGCGCGTAGAACTCCATGACGTTGGGAAACTGCTTCTGGCGGAGCGCGAAGCCCGGGGTGCGCGCGAAGCCCGGGGTGGCGGTCGCCGAGGTCATTCGGCCAGCACGCCCTTGAGGCGGTACTCGGCGAGCTTGTGCTCGAACCAGGGCAGCACCTGCTCGGCGCCCTCGACCAGAAGGGCCCGCTCGGCGTCGAGGTCGGAGGGAGCCAGCTCGAGGAGCCAGCCGTCGCCGAGGGGGTCGCGGTGGACGAGCCCCGGGTCGGCGAGCGCGGCCGCGTTGTGCGCGATCACGGTACCCGAGACCGGGGCCGTCAGGGGGCCGACGAACTTCTCGGCTTCGATGCTGCCGACCGGCTCGCCCCGTCGCACCTCGGTGCCGAGTGGCACGAGGGCGAGCTGGGCCAGCGCGCCGGCGGTCTCGACCCCGAGCGGGTCCATGCCCAGGCGCACCCGGTCGAGCGCGACCACGAGGACCCACACGTGCGTCTCGGGCTCGTAGCCGCGGTCCAACGCGAGCACGTAGCCCTGCACCTCGACCGACGGTGTCATCGCCGGGCTCACAGCCGGCTCGCATCTGCGCGTGCCAGGGCGGCCGCGACCCGCTCGCCGGGCGGTCCGAAGTCGCCGAGCACCGCGGGGGCGTCGTCGAGGCGATGGCCGACGAGCGCCTGCTCGACGCGCGCCGCGTCGCCGTTGAGCTCGGCGTCCGCCACCGACACATGCTCGATCCGCCCCCTGGCGACGCCCGCGACCACCGACGCGCCCCCGTCCTCGGCCGCCAGCACCCACACGCCGGCACGCACCTTCGCCTGCCAGACGTCGGGGGCGGGGCGCTCGGGGCCGTTGACCCACGCGGGGTCCCGGAATCGCCGATCGAGCTCGACGAGGCGCTCGTGCTCGAGCGCGCTCAGGCGGCCCGGGACAGCACGAAGCGCGAACGCGGTCGCGTACGCGTCGGTGGCTGCGTCGCGGAAGGCGTCGGGGTCGGCTGGGGTCGCGGCCACATAGCGGCGCATCAGGCGTGCGAGCTCGGCGCGGGCCTCGGGGCACGGGACGCGCAGCACAGCCGCCGCGGCGTTGTGGTCGAAGCGCTCGATGAGGTTGCCCACGACCACCACTGCGTTCTCGATCTGGCCGGCGCCGTGCCCACACACCTTCTGGTCTCCGACCACCAGCTCGAGATCGGCGTCGAGCTCGGCGGGGACGCCCACCGACCGGAACGCCTCCACGGCCGGGGAAAGCAGTGCGCGCAACGCGCGCGCTCGATTCGGCGAAACAGCAGCGACCGGGAGCGCGATCTGGAAGAACAGCTGGCCGTCGTCGAGGTACACCGGCCCCCCGCCGACCATGCGCCGCAGCACCGGCAGCCCGCGCGCGCGACACGCGTCGACGTCGACCTCGTCGAGGCGGCGGTGGTACCCGATGCACACGTACGGCTCGGCCGGTCGCACGAACGAGAGCGTGGGGGGCGCGCCGGCGGAGACTCCGTACGCGACCGCGTGCCAGAGCGTCTGGGACCGCAGCGCATCGGCCCGGCCGAAGTCGAGGACCCGCAGGGTGTCAGGCGCCGGCACCGTTGCCCATCGCCTCGTCCATCATCTCGACGATGTCGAGAACCTTCAGCTGGTCGTTCCCGGTCGACTTCGCGGCGTCCTCGAAGCGCGACACCTCGTACGGGCAACACACCGCGAGTACGTCGGCGCCGTACTCGACCGCCTCTCGCACCCTCCGCTCCGAGAGCCGCTCCGACGTGTGGTTGTCGGTCAGGCTGTCGAGCCACATCCCGCCCCCGCCCCCGCCACAGCAGTAGCCGTTCTCGCGACAGCGGCCCATCTCGACCAAGCGCACCCCGGGAATCGCCTGGAGCAGCGTGCGGGGCGCGTCGTACTCGCCGTTGTGGCGCCCGAGGTAGCACGGGTCGTGGAAGGTGACCTGATAGTCGAGCTCGGTCTTCCACTCGATGCGATCGACGAGCGGGGCCAGGAACTGCGTGTAGTGCAGCGCCTCGAAGTGATGGCCATGCTTCGGGTACTCCTTGACGAGCGCGTTGAAACCGTGCGGGTCGGGCGTCACGATGCGGGCGAACTCGTACTTGGCCAGGGTCGCGACCGCGTCCTCCATCAGCGACTCGAACAGACCCTTCTCGCCCGCGAGGCGCTGGGAGTCGCCGAGCGTCTTCTCCTCAGCACCCAGGATCCCGTAGTCGACATCGAGC
The window above is part of the Acidimicrobiia bacterium genome. Proteins encoded here:
- a CDS encoding biotin/lipoate A/B protein ligase family protein, with translation MERWRLLVSDGVGGAEGLALDEALMAGYARAAPARPPTLRLYTYRSHVALIGRYQHLEAEVDLAACETSGTDVNRRPTGGGAIVMGAGQLGVAVVTRAPAAERPKELLERYSAGIVAGLAELGIEARFRGKNDLEVGGRKIAGLGLYLDGNGALLFHSSVLADLDVEFMLQVLRIPAAKLGDKAVSAVRERVTTVAAEARGHWVGAKLREQVAIGFAKALDLKLTEEEPEAREVAGSERLVAEKYSTNDWLHQRSPQKDATATSVVKTPAGLVRCYVALSGDTIKSALFTGDFNDLPAPLVRIEEALRWKRLERTELVGVAVRAADGDTGLGVPADVLVDAVLDAGARATDARGEAAAPLRDGSCYFPEAP
- a CDS encoding radical SAM protein, producing the protein WKPTNPRRFLPVSVTGSACALSCDHCQAKVLEGMISVRAGSNLYELARSLKAQGSEGLLVSGGSGRSGGVPHLPHLKHVPRIRDELGMTVIVHSGVVSPQLAEGLADAGVDGVMLDIIGADETIRDVYHLDLTARDFERSLELLAERGLRIIPHIVLGLHYGRFLGEDRALEMICRYPVSTLILVVLVPLVGTPMGHLPPPPLEDVVDFFAKARLAMPTTKVNLGCARPLGDMKRELDRAAVDHGLNGIAYPAEGAIEYARSRGLEPRLYEYCCSLTWAGDGGTQYSEVSLAEVGE
- a CDS encoding glycine cleavage system protein H; the encoded protein is MSPAMTPSVEVQGYVLALDRGYEPETHVWVLVVALDRVRLGMDPLGVETAGALAQLALVPLGTEVRRGEPVGSIEAEKFVGPLTAPVSGTVIAHNAAALADPGLVHRDPLGDGWLLELAPSDLDAERALLVEGAEQVLPWFEHKLAEYRLKGVLAE
- a CDS encoding (Fe-S)-binding protein is translated as MPVGGKKQLPAAMEHEMAVVTSPISGREWELPGMWNRMFEQRVIFDYDTTGFEKIGALPGGESLEWCYGCGKCVPVCPVDVVGEYGPWKIHRKVQRGVDLFEDPDLWLCTTCMNCLRVCPKEVDMIQIMPAAREVAVSNGNVPGELQDVFEKTFRYGNCQGENPRKRHAWTKGAGVPVRVLPSEPGPVDVLFYVEDYWSYHARGQQAAQAFARILHALDVDYGILGAEEKTLGDSQRLAGEKGLFESLMEDAVATLAKYEFARIVTPDPHGFNALVKEYPKHGHHFEALHYTQFLAPLVDRIEWKTELDYQVTFHDPCYLGRHNGEYDAPRTLLQAIPGVRLVEMGRCRENGYCCGGGGGGMWLDSLTDNHTSERLSERRVREAVEYGADVLAVCCPYEVSRFEDAAKSTGNDQLKVLDIVEMMDEAMGNGAGA